A portion of the Geitlerinema sp. PCC 9228 genome contains these proteins:
- a CDS encoding pentapeptide repeat-containing protein: MKIHEFNRCYRVLGLKPGASLEEVNRAYKQLALRWHPDRVSADQPHLQREAHEKLQEINDARDRLRDVLERNGDRSTRGETATKSRKEHRQSQPSSHGGPKRSRHHSHHRTQRQSRPNRHTAEYRQQAAQQAASERAQREAAVRARRQAEAASQQARQQARATANRKSKPTFRRDLTGVNLQGADLSEKDLSRSNLQNANLSRADLRDSFLHNVNLDGANLEGANLFRANLLEASLMNANLRGANLIGADFSGADLRGADLRDAKVGTKDRLFIKITGANLTGMILPDGSVHK, encoded by the coding sequence ATGAAGATCCACGAATTTAACCGATGCTATCGGGTGTTGGGGCTGAAACCAGGCGCTTCCCTAGAGGAAGTCAACCGTGCCTACAAACAATTAGCCTTGCGCTGGCATCCCGACCGCGTTTCTGCAGACCAACCCCACTTGCAACGGGAAGCTCACGAAAAGTTACAAGAAATTAACGATGCCAGAGACCGCTTGCGGGATGTTCTGGAACGCAATGGCGATCGTTCTACCAGAGGCGAAACAGCCACCAAAAGCCGCAAGGAACATCGCCAATCCCAGCCTTCCTCGCATGGTGGTCCCAAACGTTCTCGCCACCATTCCCACCACCGTACCCAACGACAATCGAGACCCAATCGCCACACGGCTGAATACCGCCAGCAAGCTGCCCAACAAGCGGCTTCCGAACGTGCCCAACGGGAAGCTGCCGTACGCGCGCGCCGTCAAGCGGAAGCGGCTTCCCAACAGGCGCGCCAACAAGCTCGTGCCACTGCCAACCGCAAGTCCAAACCAACTTTTCGTCGCGACCTCACAGGGGTCAACCTGCAAGGGGCGGATTTGAGCGAGAAGGATTTATCCCGCAGCAATTTGCAAAATGCCAATCTCAGTCGAGCCGATTTGCGCGATAGTTTCTTGCACAATGTGAATTTAGACGGTGCCAATTTGGAGGGAGCTAATCTTTTCCGGGCTAATTTATTGGAGGCTTCTTTGATGAATGCTAATTTACGGGGCGCCAATTTAATTGGTGCTGATTTTAGCGGTGCTGACTTGCGTGGTGCTGACCTGCGCGATGCCAAAGTGGGAACGAAAGACCGTTTGTTTATTAAGATTACGGGGGCGAATTTGACGGGGATGATTTTACCGGATGGAAGTGTTCATAAGTGA